The genomic window TTTGTCGTCATCGCCTGGGCGCTGTCCCTGGATCGCCGCGCCGTATCCTTGAGAACTGTGGGTGGGGCGTTTCTTCTGCAGGTCGCTATCGGCGGACTGGCGCTCTACGTGCCCGCGGGGCGGGCGGTTCTGGAGTCGCTTTCTAACGGGGTGTCTCGCGTCATCAGCTATGGCCAGGCGGGTATCGACTTTGTGTTCGGCGACATCGGTCGCTATGAGGTGGGCTTTGTATTTGCTTTCCACGTTCTGCCGATCATCATTTTCTTTTCGTCCCTGGTTGCGGTGCTTTATCACATCGGGCTCATGGGGTGGATCATCCGCATCCTGGGGGGTGCCCTGCAGCGACTGCTGGGCACCAGTCCCGCGGAGTCCATGTCGGCCACGGCCAATGTGTTCGTGAGTCAGACTGAGGCCCCCCTCGTCATCAAACCTTACATCGCATCCATGACGCGCTCAGAGCTCTTTGCGGTGATGGTGGGGGGGATGGCAACCGTTGCCGGCTCGGTGCTCGCGGGGTATGTCGCCCTGGGCGTGGAAATGCGCTACCTCCTGGCGGCCAGCTTTATGGCGGCGCCGGGAGGGCTCCTGATGGCCAAGCTCCTGGTGCCGGAGCAACAGGCTGTGTCCCGGGCTGAAGATGACCTGGATCTGAGTATCGAAAGAAGCGTCAACGTGTTTGACGCCGCGGCCACGGGCGCCGCAAACGGTCTCTCCCTCGCGGTGAACATCGGCGCAATGCTCTTGGCATTTGTGGGACTCATCGCGCTGCTAAATGGTCTTCTCGGGGGCCTGGGGGGGCTGTTGGGCTGGGAAGCGCTGTCCCTGGAGTTGCTCCTGGGCAACCTCTTCAGGCCGATTGCCTATCTTCTCGGCGTGCCCTGGAATGAGGCCGCCGTAGCGGGCAATCTCATCGGCCAGAAACTGGTGCTCAATGAATTTGTGGCCTTTGGCTCCTACTACGAAGACAAAGCGATGCTGAGCGATCATGCGCAGGCGGTGGTCTCCTTTGCCCTCTGTGGTTTTGCGAATCTCTCCTCCATCGCGATTCTTATTGGTGGCCTGGGAACCCTTGCGCCGGAGCGGCGGCCCCTGATTGCCCAGCTCGGACTGCGCGCAGTGCTGGGTGGTTTTTTGGCAAACCTCCTGAGCGCAGCGATTGCCAGCTTTTTTCTGGCTTTAGCCTGAGGCCGCCTGCAGTCATGCGCGTGTTTCTTACTCTCAATAGTTTCCGTGTTTATTTATCTTCGCACCGTCAGGATTGTCCATGAGCGCGTCTTCGGTTTTAACGGTCAGCGATGATCTGCCTCTGGTTACCGCGCGGCCCGTACACAGTGGCAAAGTGCGTTCGGTTTACTTCCTGCGTCCGGAGGATTCCCGACGCCTGATTGAGGAGCGGGGCTATGCGGTTGCGCCCCATAGCGATCTCGCGATCATGGTGATCTCTGACCGCCTGTCCGCCTTTGACTGCCTGTGGCGAAGTCACAATTACCATGGCGTACCCGCTAAGGGCGCTGCCTTGAATGCCATTGCAGCGCATTGGTTCTCGACCTTTGATGCCCAGGGCCTGACGCCGCATCATCTTCTGGAGATGCCACACCCCATGGTGTGGATTGTCCGGCAAGCGAGACCGGTCATGATCGAGGCGATTGCGCGGCGCTACATCACCGGCTCCCTCTGGCGGGCTTACGCCCGGGGCGAGCGCCTCGTCGGAGGGGTCAGGCTCTCCGACGGCCTGGAGCAGTTCCAGCGCCTGCCTGAGCTGCTGTTTACGCCGTCGACCAAGGGAGTCATTCGCAATGTGCCCGGAGTGCCGGAAACCGATGATGCGCCCCTCGCCCCGGCGGTGCTGCGCGAGCACCACAAGGCTTTTGCCTTGCATGACGAGGGCCAGCTGGATGCCTGCGTGAGTGCCCTGCATTCGGGTTTTGAGGTTATCGAGGACAGTTTGGCGGCCAGGGGTGACTTACTCGTTGATACCAAGTTTGAATTTGGCATCGCGCCGTCGCGGTCCGGCGGTGAGGAGCTCATCTACATGGACGAGGTGGGTACGCCGGATTCCTCGCGCATCTGGCGACGTGACGATTGGGAAGCCGGTCACCCCCGTGAGCACAGCAAAGAGCAGTTCCGCGACGCTCTCTTGTCCTGGGTAGATGACCGGGAGCTGCTTCTGGATTCCCGGCGGATGGAGGAGCGCGCTATCTACGCCCGAAACCACGCTGTTCCCGATGAGTTCTTTCTTGATTTGTCGAACACTTATGTTGCCCAGGCGGAAAACATTCTGGGTGCGTCCCTGCCGGTGATCGATCGGCCCCGGGACGCGATGCTGGATCTACTGAACGAGCAGTTTGGCCTGGTGCGCTAAACCGTGTTGCCCGTGGACCCTCTGTTCCTGCTGGTAAGCGTGCCCGCAGCGCTGCTTTACGGTGTGGCCAAGGGCGGATTTGGCGGCGCCGTCGCGATCCTCGCTGTCCCCCTCATGGCGCTGGTGATGCCCCCGGCGCAAGCGGCGGCTATTCTGCTGCCCGTGCTTGTCGTTATGGATATGGTGGTTGTGTACAGCTACCGGGGACAGTTCGATGCGCTGGCCCTGCGCCTGCTGATTCCCGGTGCCTTGCTGGGCCTGCTTGCGGGATATCTTCTGGCAGATGCGGTCAACGACGCCATGATGCGCTTGCTCGTGGGCCTCGTGGCCCTGGTCTTTGGCCTGCAGAATCTCCTGGGATGGCTGTCGTCTCTGGGCAAATCGCACAACCCTGTGGCGGCTACGCTCATCGGGGCCTTGTCGGGGTTTACCAGCTTCAGCATTCATGCAGGGGGGCCGCCCTTCGCGATGTATCTGCTCCCCAAGCGTCTGCCGCCGTTGATTTACGCCGGAACCGGTGGCCTCTTTTTTGCCGTGGTGAATCTCGTCAAGCTCCCGGCCTATTACGCTCTGGGGCAGTTTGGTACGGAGAATCTCTGGTACTCCCTGGCGCTGGTGCCCGTCGCTCCGATCGGCGTCTTCCTGGGTCGCAGGCTTGTGCAAATGTCGAACCCCCAGCTGTATTACCGGATTGTCTCGGCGTTTCTGGTAGTCGTGGGCATCAAGCTGATCTTTGATGGCTATCAGGGGTTTTAGTGCGGAGCAGGGGAGCTGCTCCGAGCCTCTGGCTGTTGTGGCCGTAAAGGGCGAGATATACTTTCCCCCTCAATCCATGGATCAAAAGAGCGCAGTCATCTATGCCGGATAGCACCCAGGACAATACGCAGGACAATCTTCGCTACATCAAGCTCACGGATACTGTAGCGGCGTCGCCGCAGATCACCGCTGACGACATGTCTGCCGTTGCAGCCGCCGGCTACAAAATCGTCATCAACAATCGTCCCGATGGCGAGGCCATGGGGCAGCCCACCTCGGAGGAATTGCGTCAGGCGGCGGAGGCGGCAGGCCTGGAGTATCACTATTATCCCTTGAATGCCTTTAACTATCCCGGTGATGACCTGTCTGCCATGGCAGCGCTTTTCGATGATCCGAGGGGTGTCTTTGCTTTTTGCCGAAGCGGGACCCGGTCAAGCAATCTGTGGATAAGCAGTCGAAGCGGCGACGCGCAGGGTCAGGCGCGCCAGCATGCCCAGCAGCTGGGCTTTGATGTATCCATGTCTATGGCGTAGCCCATAGGCATGTTTGTGACGACGTATCCATGCCAGAGCGCGTCTCGGCGTTTTTCGGCCGCGCTTGCAAAATTATCGTAAGGGAAAGATTTATGAAGCAGCCTTTCAAACGACACTTGATCTCCATGGGCCTGGCAACGGGTTTAGTGCTCTCGCAGCTTTCTCACGCTGACACCTTAAGTGAGGCGATCGCGGAAGACTACGAAAGCCACCTGGAAGAGCTGTTTGTTTACTTCCATCAAAATCCTGAGCTGTCCTTTCAGGAGACGAAAACCGCCGCACGCCTCGCTGCGGAGCTCCGGGAAACGGGCTTTGAGGTCACCGAGGGTGTTGGGGGTACGGGTCTGGTGGCTATTTTAGAGAATGGTCCGGGGCCTCTTGTCATGATGCGGGCAGACATGGATGGCCTGCCCGTGGAAGAGAAGAGTGGCCTCGAGTACGCGTCCAGGGCGAAGCAGACTGATCCCGACGGCAATGAAGTCTTTGTCATGCATGCCTGTGGCCACGATGTGCATATTACGAGTCTCGTGGGCACCGCCCGACAGATGATGGCTCGTCGTGATGACTGGTCCGGCACCCTGATGCTTATCGGACAGCCCGCCGAGGAGCGCATCTCCGGTGCGGAAGCTATGATGGAAGACAATCTCTGGGAGCGTTTTGGTCAGCCCGACATGGCGATGGCCTTTCACGTGACGTCCTCTATACCGACGGGCAAGTTGTCTGCAGCGATGGGGGCGGCGTACTCCGGGGGTGATACCGTCGAAATCGTTGTTCACGGAGTTGGCGCTCACGGCGCCTCTCCGCATACGGGGGTTGATCCCGTGGTGCTTGGCTCGCAAATCGTGCTGGCGCTGCAGACGGTGGTCAGCCGCACGCTGCCGCCGCGGGATGCCGGCGTGATAACCGTCGGGGCTTTTCATGCGGGCACCAAGAACAACATTATCTCTGACCGCGCGGTCCTCAAGTTGACCGTTCGAAATGACGACCCCGAAACCCGCGAGCTTCTTCTCGACGGTATTCGCCGCGTAGCGGTCAACATGGGACGCGTTGCGGGTTTGCCTGACGATAAGTTGCCCGAGGTGATTGTCTCTGATGAGTCTGTGCCGGTGACCGCGAATGACCTCGCCATGACTGAGCGCCTTCGCGGCGTCTGGCAATCGCGCTTTGGCAGCGACGTGCTCTGGGACGAAAAGAGAAAGGGTATGGGGTCGGAAGATTTCCCATTTTTCACGACGGATCCTTATATTCCCAGCACCTATTTCGCCGTAGGGGGTACGCCCCCGGAAGCTTTCAGCGCCGCAGCCGCCGGGGGGGAGCCCGTGCCGTCGCATCACTCGCCATTGTTCAAGATAGCGCCGGAACCCGCGGTCACCCTGGGTGTGGAGGCAACCGTGGTGGGCCTTATGGAGCTTATGGGCAAATGACGGTCCCCATTCGACCCGCGAGTACGGTTGTGCTGCTCCGCGACGGCGATGAGGGGCTAGAGGTGTTGATGGTCCGCAGAAATCGCGCCCTGGCCTTTGCCGGCGGTTTCTGGGTGTTCCCGGGTGGCGCTGTGGATGCCGCCGATCTTGCCCAGGGGGGTGACGATCCCGATGAGGCAGCGCGTTACGCTGCGGCGCGAGAAGCCGAAGAAGAGGCGGGCGTGTCTCCGGACCCCGACGCCATGGTCCTGATTAGTCATTGGACGACACCCGTGGGTGAGCGCAAACGGTTTTCCACCTGGATCTTTGCCGGCGAGGTGCCATCGGATTCGGAAGTGGTCATCGACAATAGCGAGATTCACGACTACCAGTGGATTGGTGTGAGGCAGGCTTTGGAGACGCACAAAGCGGGAGACTTGCCGATGATGCCGCCAACTTTTATCACGCTTTGTGCCATGGCGCGCTACGAGACCGCAGCCGAAGCTCTTGCAGGGGAGAAGGAGACGCCCTGTCCGAGGGTGCTGCCGTTGCTCGTGCCTATCAAGAGCGATGGCGAGGGTGATGGCAAAGGCGAGGGTAAGGTCGAGGGTGGATTTGCAACGCTCTACCCGGGCGATGTCGCCTACGACAATGGTGATCTGAGCCTGGACGGTCCCCGCCACCGTGCCTTCATGTCCAACGCCAGCTGGCAATACCAATACGTTGACGTCACCGAGCCACCTTTGTATCCCCAGGACTAACGCCGTGCCCTCCATTCGAACCCAAGACCCAGCGAGTGCTGAACCGCCAGATCATGTGCTCTGGGACCTACCCGTACGTCTGATTCACTGGCTCATAGCCTTACTCCTGCCTGCAAGCTGGTGGACGGCGGAGGAGGGGTATCAGGAGGTGCATCAGTGGCTGGGACTGACGCTGCTCGTCGCTGTTGTGACTCGTCTGTGTTGGGGTCTCGTGGGTTCTCCCCAGTCCCGCTTCCGTGACTTTGTGCGGGGGCCCTCGACAGTGCTGGCGTATTTTCGGGGCGAACCCAGTCCGACGCCGGGACACAATCCCGCGGGGGGATGGTCTGCCATGGTCCTGTGGCTGTTACTTCTGGCGCAGGCGCTGACGGGTACGGTTAATTCTGATGAC from Congregibacter litoralis KT71 includes these protein-coding regions:
- a CDS encoding sulfite exporter TauE/SafE family protein produces the protein MLPVDPLFLLVSVPAALLYGVAKGGFGGAVAILAVPLMALVMPPAQAAAILLPVLVVMDMVVVYSYRGQFDALALRLLIPGALLGLLAGYLLADAVNDAMMRLLVGLVALVFGLQNLLGWLSSLGKSHNPVAATLIGALSGFTSFSIHAGGPPFAMYLLPKRLPPLIYAGTGGLFFAVVNLVKLPAYYALGQFGTENLWYSLALVPVAPIGVFLGRRLVQMSNPQLYYRIVSAFLVVVGIKLIFDGYQGF
- the purC gene encoding phosphoribosylaminoimidazolesuccinocarboxamide synthase; the encoded protein is MSASSVLTVSDDLPLVTARPVHSGKVRSVYFLRPEDSRRLIEERGYAVAPHSDLAIMVISDRLSAFDCLWRSHNYHGVPAKGAALNAIAAHWFSTFDAQGLTPHHLLEMPHPMVWIVRQARPVMIEAIARRYITGSLWRAYARGERLVGGVRLSDGLEQFQRLPELLFTPSTKGVIRNVPGVPETDDAPLAPAVLREHHKAFALHDEGQLDACVSALHSGFEVIEDSLAARGDLLVDTKFEFGIAPSRSGGEELIYMDEVGTPDSSRIWRRDDWEAGHPREHSKEQFRDALLSWVDDRELLLDSRRMEERAIYARNHAVPDEFFLDLSNTYVAQAENILGASLPVIDRPRDAMLDLLNEQFGLVR
- a CDS encoding amidohydrolase, giving the protein MKQPFKRHLISMGLATGLVLSQLSHADTLSEAIAEDYESHLEELFVYFHQNPELSFQETKTAARLAAELRETGFEVTEGVGGTGLVAILENGPGPLVMMRADMDGLPVEEKSGLEYASRAKQTDPDGNEVFVMHACGHDVHITSLVGTARQMMARRDDWSGTLMLIGQPAEERISGAEAMMEDNLWERFGQPDMAMAFHVTSSIPTGKLSAAMGAAYSGGDTVEIVVHGVGAHGASPHTGVDPVVLGSQIVLALQTVVSRTLPPRDAGVITVGAFHAGTKNNIISDRAVLKLTVRNDDPETRELLLDGIRRVAVNMGRVAGLPDDKLPEVIVSDESVPVTANDLAMTERLRGVWQSRFGSDVLWDEKRKGMGSEDFPFFTTDPYIPSTYFAVGGTPPEAFSAAAAGGEPVPSHHSPLFKIAPEPAVTLGVEATVVGLMELMGK
- a CDS encoding NupC/NupG family nucleoside CNT transporter; protein product: MSGPFTAFLAVMAIIVFVVIAWALSLDRRAVSLRTVGGAFLLQVAIGGLALYVPAGRAVLESLSNGVSRVISYGQAGIDFVFGDIGRYEVGFVFAFHVLPIIIFFSSLVAVLYHIGLMGWIIRILGGALQRLLGTSPAESMSATANVFVSQTEAPLVIKPYIASMTRSELFAVMVGGMATVAGSVLAGYVALGVEMRYLLAASFMAAPGGLLMAKLLVPEQQAVSRAEDDLDLSIERSVNVFDAAATGAANGLSLAVNIGAMLLAFVGLIALLNGLLGGLGGLLGWEALSLELLLGNLFRPIAYLLGVPWNEAAVAGNLIGQKLVLNEFVAFGSYYEDKAMLSDHAQAVVSFALCGFANLSSIAILIGGLGTLAPERRPLIAQLGLRAVLGGFLANLLSAAIASFFLALA
- a CDS encoding cytochrome b/b6 domain-containing protein — its product is MPSIRTQDPASAEPPDHVLWDLPVRLIHWLIALLLPASWWTAEEGYQEVHQWLGLTLLVAVVTRLCWGLVGSPQSRFRDFVRGPSTVLAYFRGEPSPTPGHNPAGGWSAMVLWLLLLAQALTGTVNSDDVLYTGPFYYVFDSGVSDFLASYHETIFNVLLGFIALHVLSVIYHERLRKERLLKPMVLGKTEGRTGTGPAQPAYKALVIAILLGGMLFALLELAPAPPVSEYYW
- a CDS encoding TIGR01244 family sulfur transferase; the protein is MPDSTQDNTQDNLRYIKLTDTVAASPQITADDMSAVAAAGYKIVINNRPDGEAMGQPTSEELRQAAEAAGLEYHYYPLNAFNYPGDDLSAMAALFDDPRGVFAFCRSGTRSSNLWISSRSGDAQGQARQHAQQLGFDVSMSMA
- a CDS encoding NUDIX hydrolase is translated as MTVPIRPASTVVLLRDGDEGLEVLMVRRNRALAFAGGFWVFPGGAVDAADLAQGGDDPDEAARYAAAREAEEEAGVSPDPDAMVLISHWTTPVGERKRFSTWIFAGEVPSDSEVVIDNSEIHDYQWIGVRQALETHKAGDLPMMPPTFITLCAMARYETAAEALAGEKETPCPRVLPLLVPIKSDGEGDGKGEGKVEGGFATLYPGDVAYDNGDLSLDGPRHRAFMSNASWQYQYVDVTEPPLYPQD